The following nucleotide sequence is from Terriglobia bacterium.
CTGCTTTGCCGCGAACGAAGGCTTTTTTGCCGCAATCACGAACGAAAAACTCGGAAGCGAGCAGTATCGCGATGTCATCTACAGCGATCGCCTCAATCACGCCAGCATCATCGACGGAACGCGCTTATGCCGCAGCGAAGTGGCCGAGCGCAAAATCTACGAGCACGCGGATACCGGCGACCTCCGCAGGAAGCTGGAGGCGGATCGCCGCGCCGCTTACCGCTTCGGGTTCATCGCGACCGATGGTGTTTTCAGCATGGAAGGAGATCTGGCGCCGCTTCCCCCTCTGATCGAGACGGCGAAGGAATATGACCGGATACTCTTCGTCGACGATTCTCACGCGGTTGGAGTGATCGGAGCCACAGGCCGCGGAACCCCGGAACAGCTGGGCGTGCACGGCAAAGTCGATGTTCTCAGCGGTACCCTCGGCAAGGCCATGGGCGGCGCTGCCGGTGGCTATGTGAGCGGCAGAAAAGACCTGATTGCGTTCCTGCGCCAGAAATCCAGGCCGTACACCTTTTCGAATTCCCTGCCGCCGGCGATTGCCGTGGCGGCCATTGAGGCATTTACCCTCTTGGAACAGGATCGCGGTCTGGTGGAGCAGCTGCGCTCCAATACGAGTTATTTCAGAAAGCGTATCCAGGAATTGGGATTTACGATTCTAAAGGGTGAACATCCGATCGTGCCGATTATGCTCGGCGAAGCCTCCACTGCCATGGATATGAGCAATGCCCTGCTCGCCGAAGGTGTTTATATCAAAGGACTTTGGTATCCTGTCGTGCCGAAAGGGGAAGCCCGCCTGCGCGCCCAGATCTCTGCGGCCCTGGACGAAAAGACGCTGGAACGTGCCTTATCCGCCTTCGAACGCGTTGGAAAGCGCCTGAGCGTTATCTAAATCGCCTTCAGGCTCGCAATGTAGTCGTGGGCTTTAGCCCGCATCCGCGAAGACGGTTGATTTTTAAAGACTTACGGCTTTAAGCAAAAAAATCCCCGCGGGTTTAACCCCGCGGGGGAAGGTGGGATGGTGGAGGAAATCTACATACATTACTATAGACACCCTTTACGCCATAAAAGTTACACCTTTTTGAAAATATTTTTCAAGAAATTGTAGCGGCGGGTTTTTTTTCGGGATTTCCCGCCGCTACGAGTAAGGAATTGGGCTTATTTGAACTTGAAGGTTTTGTCGGGCATGGCTTCACGATGAACATCGTGGCAAGCCTTACAACTTCCCTGGAGCATTTTGGCCGGGGCTTTTGCGGCATCCAGGTTACCGCCTTTTGCCGCCTTCATAACTTCGCCAGCCGCCTCAACGTTCTTTTTCGCCGCATCGACGGCATCCTGAGCCTTCATCGCCTTGAAGAAGCCCTCAGCCTGCGTGAAATCCTGCTCTAGCTTTTGAGCATCCGCGGCGACGTCTGCAGCCGAGCCAGCCATCATATCCATACCCATCTTACGCTGGGTCGCGGCGACATCCTTCATGACCGGGGACAAATCTGTCGGTGCCTGTGCCGCGAGCGTAAATGCCACGGCGGCAAGCATGCAGACTCCGATCAGT
It contains:
- a CDS encoding glycine C-acetyltransferase, which translates into the protein MNFHQTIRAELERLEQTRTLKTETIIESEQGAVVRVAGKEVVMLASNNYLGLASHPKIKEAAIRGIKQFGYGVSSVRFLCGTLTVHRELEEKIAAFLGTEDTILFSSCFAANEGFFAAITNEKLGSEQYRDVIYSDRLNHASIIDGTRLCRSEVAERKIYEHADTGDLRRKLEADRRAAYRFGFIATDGVFSMEGDLAPLPPLIETAKEYDRILFVDDSHAVGVIGATGRGTPEQLGVHGKVDVLSGTLGKAMGGAAGGYVSGRKDLIAFLRQKSRPYTFSNSLPPAIAVAAIEAFTLLEQDRGLVEQLRSNTSYFRKRIQELGFTILKGEHPIVPIMLGEASTAMDMSNALLAEGVYIKGLWYPVVPKGEARLRAQISAALDEKTLERALSAFERVGKRLSVI